Proteins encoded by one window of Desulfomonilia bacterium:
- a CDS encoding thioesterase family protein, protein MNKPGILFEHSVKINIPFHDTDAMQVVWHGNYLKYFEIARDSLFAEKGIDLYDYFLRFHYLFPVIRASVKYIAPLRVRDEIICTAFLLEARRKIVMDFTIRRVSDNTLCATGTSEQAAVLFTGTGMDLEIPKEIRAALEASNDT, encoded by the coding sequence ATGAATAAACCAGGGATTCTGTTTGAACATTCAGTGAAAATAAACATACCGTTTCACGACACCGATGCCATGCAGGTTGTATGGCACGGCAATTACCTTAAATATTTCGAGATTGCCAGGGATTCACTGTTTGCTGAAAAAGGCATTGACCTTTACGACTACTTTCTGAGATTTCATTACCTTTTCCCAGTCATCAGGGCTTCGGTAAAGTATATCGCTCCCCTGCGCGTAAGAGATGAAATCATCTGCACCGCTTTTCTGTTAGAGGCAAGAAGAAAAATCGTTATGGATTTCACCATTCGCAGGGTATCTGACAACACGCTCTGCGCAACGGGAACAAGCGAACAGGCCGCCGTCCTTTTTACAGGAACAGGCATGGACCTTGAAATCCCGAAGGAAATACGGGCCGCTCTGGAGGCTTCCAATGACACCTGA
- a CDS encoding alanine racemase: protein MWYLAGIVCTCCILLILLKPRKKGKAHDSYFAAVNNLLKNETDGTPKIFCDLDRLDRNIVRVMEYIGNPERLRIVVKSLPCISLLNYIMEKTGTKKLMCIHPPFIPAILNELGYDIDILMGKPVSVKTAGKFFQTIGEIEKASRTIQWLIDTPERILEYRNLAEEMNLTLRVNIELNIGLNRGGVDCIEDLKKMMETIKSNPETLNFTGFMGYEGHVPHVPAISERIPAIKKELKKTMDRYNEYCRYASEHFGDIYSKASTFNTGGSGTLRFYHDQFYEMELAAGGAFLRPACYPEVSLEGFEPALFIAAPVIKKPGPVRIPFVEFLTPLVTWWNPNMMQSICVYGGGWAGHFISPPGVDPLNMLNDPPNQNLLPNQSLLSISDRVPISLGDYIFYWPQQSDAMFQFHNLLTIREGAIHGEWKTFPFGF, encoded by the coding sequence ATGTGGTACCTTGCGGGCATTGTATGCACATGCTGCATACTTCTGATTCTGCTGAAGCCTCGCAAAAAGGGAAAAGCCCATGACAGCTACTTTGCCGCTGTCAATAATCTCCTCAAAAACGAAACCGACGGCACACCTAAAATATTCTGCGACCTTGATCGCCTTGACAGGAACATTGTCAGGGTAATGGAATATATCGGCAACCCTGAGAGGCTCAGGATCGTCGTCAAATCGCTGCCCTGTATCAGCCTTCTTAACTATATCATGGAGAAAACCGGGACGAAAAAGCTGATGTGCATTCACCCGCCCTTCATCCCGGCCATCCTTAACGAACTGGGTTATGACATCGACATTCTTATGGGAAAGCCGGTATCTGTAAAAACGGCCGGGAAGTTCTTTCAAACCATCGGGGAAATAGAAAAGGCTTCCCGGACTATTCAATGGCTAATCGATACGCCTGAGCGCATCCTTGAATACCGGAATCTGGCAGAAGAAATGAACCTCACATTGCGTGTGAATATCGAACTCAATATCGGCCTGAACCGCGGGGGAGTGGATTGCATTGAAGACCTGAAAAAAATGATGGAAACAATAAAGTCTAACCCGGAGACACTTAATTTTACTGGATTTATGGGCTATGAGGGTCATGTGCCCCATGTGCCGGCCATTTCAGAAAGGATTCCCGCCATAAAAAAAGAACTGAAAAAAACCATGGACCGCTATAATGAATACTGTCGTTACGCATCGGAACATTTCGGTGATATTTATTCGAAAGCCTCTACCTTCAATACAGGAGGAAGCGGAACGCTCAGGTTTTATCATGACCAGTTCTACGAGATGGAACTTGCTGCCGGCGGCGCATTCTTAAGACCGGCCTGCTATCCGGAAGTTTCTCTGGAAGGCTTCGAGCCGGCACTTTTCATAGCGGCGCCCGTCATAAAAAAACCTGGCCCGGTCAGGATACCTTTTGTGGAGTTTCTGACTCCGCTCGTAACCTGGTGGAATCCGAACATGATGCAGTCTATATGTGTGTACGGAGGCGGATGGGCGGGGCATTTCATTTCCCCACCCGGAGTCGATCCTCTCAATATGCTTAATGATCCACCGAATCAGAACCTGCTGCCCAACCAGAGCCTGCTTAGCATATCCGACAGGGTGCCGATTTCCTTAGGAGATTATATCTTTTACTGGCCACAGCAAAGCGATGCAATGTTTCAGTTCCACAATCTGCTTACGATTCGAGAAGGTGCAATCCACGGCGAGTGGAAGACCTTCCCGTTCGGATTTTAG
- a CDS encoding aromatic amino acid ammonia-lyase, whose product MSSHFKPDVVVGNEHIGLSRLIDVADSRAQVVISGSDEFVSRMEASRSVLHKAIREGTPVYGVTTGYGASCGNRIGADDIEALGNNLITYHGCGTGEPLGIKETRAAMMCRIVSLSRGLSGVTINLLKQIAAFLNAGITPVIPSLGSVGASGDLTPLSYLAATLAGKREVVYKGKVMESARAITEAGLKPYIFEPKEPLGILNGTSIMTGIASVVLYRSKKILDAATAATALTVHALKGHADHFHKVITDSKEHPGQISIGKKLRALLSSTGEHGEISYIEHLQDPYSIRCVPQILGVVDDTLTWVEKWVVTEINSSNDNPLFDPETGAVLMGGNFYGGHIAFAMDSLKSALAQVADLLDRQLALLVDTRFNRGLPSNLVKVKDQQRFKHHGFKGMQITASALTAEALKNTMPVSSFSRSTESHNQDKVSLGTIAARDALRQCELVSSLVAVHLMASVQSCEIRGGLESRPEIKKIVSSVRNIVADASEDREMGEDIGILASALYEMVWDE is encoded by the coding sequence ATGAGCTCTCACTTTAAACCGGACGTAGTTGTCGGCAATGAACACATAGGCCTTTCAAGACTTATTGATGTTGCCGACTCGCGTGCACAAGTCGTCATCAGCGGCTCCGATGAGTTTGTTTCGAGAATGGAGGCATCCAGGTCCGTCCTGCACAAGGCTATCAGAGAAGGTACTCCGGTATACGGTGTAACCACAGGCTACGGCGCCTCATGCGGAAACAGAATCGGGGCTGACGATATTGAGGCGCTGGGCAATAACCTGATTACTTATCACGGATGCGGAACCGGTGAACCGCTGGGCATAAAAGAGACACGCGCCGCCATGATGTGCAGGATAGTTTCCCTTTCACGCGGACTTTCAGGCGTTACAATAAATCTTTTAAAGCAGATCGCGGCATTTTTAAATGCCGGCATTACACCTGTCATTCCATCTCTCGGGTCGGTCGGGGCCTCTGGCGACCTCACACCTCTTTCATACCTGGCAGCTACCCTGGCCGGCAAAAGAGAGGTCGTTTACAAAGGCAAAGTCATGGAATCCGCCAGGGCAATTACGGAGGCAGGCCTTAAACCATACATTTTCGAACCGAAGGAACCTCTCGGTATCCTGAACGGGACTTCGATTATGACCGGGATAGCTTCTGTAGTATTATACCGTTCAAAAAAAATACTCGATGCCGCTACTGCCGCAACCGCTCTGACCGTGCATGCGCTTAAGGGACATGCAGACCATTTCCATAAAGTTATTACCGATTCAAAAGAACATCCTGGCCAGATATCGATTGGAAAAAAATTAAGAGCTCTGCTTTCCTCAACAGGCGAACACGGTGAAATATCTTATATTGAACATTTGCAGGATCCTTATTCGATAAGGTGCGTCCCTCAGATTCTGGGTGTTGTAGATGATACCCTTACCTGGGTTGAAAAATGGGTGGTTACGGAAATCAACAGCTCAAACGACAACCCCCTGTTCGATCCGGAAACCGGCGCAGTTCTGATGGGCGGCAATTTTTACGGCGGCCATATCGCTTTTGCAATGGACAGCCTTAAAAGCGCTCTCGCCCAGGTTGCGGACCTGCTTGACCGCCAGCTGGCCCTGCTTGTCGACACACGCTTTAACAGGGGTCTGCCTTCAAACCTGGTCAAGGTTAAGGATCAACAGCGATTCAAGCACCACGGGTTCAAGGGCATGCAGATAACGGCCTCGGCCCTGACCGCCGAAGCGCTTAAAAACACCATGCCCGTATCATCGTTTTCGCGTTCGACCGAATCTCACAACCAGGACAAGGTCAGCCTTGGAACAATAGCGGCCAGGGATGCATTAAGGCAATGCGAGCTTGTCTCAAGCCTCGTTGCTGTTCATCTTATGGCATCGGTGCAGTCCTGCGAAATCAGAGGGGGGCTTGAATCAAGACCTGAAATAAAAAAAATCGTATCATCAGTTCGCAATATAGTTGCCGACGCGTCAGAAGACCGGGAAATGGGAGAAGATATCGGCATCCTGGCCTCGGCGCTATATGAAATGGTGTGGGATGAATAA
- a CDS encoding glycoside-pentoside-hexuronide (GPH):cation symporter, producing the protein MKKGFVVPLLEKIAFGVGDMPGNLTYPALQFYFVYFIVNISGVPAHLAALVYPIGRVWGAIMDVIIGRISDRTESRFGRRRPYLLFGAIPLGVFFVLLWLIPFKSTTAMFIYYLVVVVLFNTIFSLTTIPYNALHPELTQNYDERTTLSGFRIVCSFIANIIAAAGVAVIVDNIYPGRQAYRESYPVMGWIVAALVVIMYFFTFTFTKERVKSEAKDTEGILETLKSFWKLKEFRSVLAVFLFNQIGADVFMFIIIFFLKDVIRIPEDTTFIIMGIPIITAIIMAPFWVWMGSRLGKPKTLTISSIYFAAALLFSLLAPVGNLYFVIGLAIFIGIGMSASQVLIWSIMPDVIEIDEYENGERREGAFYGITSLIYKAASAAAVAAAGSIIAWFGYVENCASQPQSSLTAIRFLMGIGPAAFFLLTAITVSRLPITKERFEEIMIVLKERKKQKEQVI; encoded by the coding sequence ATGAAAAAAGGTTTTGTAGTACCATTGTTGGAAAAGATCGCCTTCGGCGTCGGAGACATGCCGGGCAATCTGACGTACCCGGCCCTTCAATTTTATTTTGTCTACTTCATTGTCAATATTTCAGGCGTCCCTGCGCATCTGGCCGCCCTCGTCTATCCCATAGGCAGGGTGTGGGGTGCGATCATGGACGTCATCATAGGAAGGATCTCCGACCGTACGGAAAGCCGGTTCGGAAGGCGGCGGCCCTATCTTCTCTTCGGTGCGATACCGCTTGGGGTGTTTTTCGTGCTTCTCTGGCTCATACCGTTCAAATCCACGACAGCCATGTTCATTTATTATCTTGTGGTTGTAGTCCTGTTCAATACCATATTCAGCCTCACGACAATCCCCTATAACGCACTCCATCCCGAACTGACACAGAACTATGACGAGCGGACTACGCTCTCCGGATTCAGGATAGTCTGTTCCTTCATTGCCAACATCATCGCCGCCGCAGGCGTTGCGGTCATCGTAGACAACATCTATCCGGGCCGTCAGGCTTACAGGGAAAGCTACCCTGTCATGGGATGGATTGTAGCCGCCCTGGTCGTTATAATGTACTTTTTCACCTTCACTTTCACAAAGGAACGGGTGAAATCCGAAGCAAAAGATACAGAAGGGATTCTTGAGACGCTCAAATCTTTCTGGAAACTTAAAGAGTTCAGGAGCGTCCTTGCCGTTTTCCTCTTCAATCAGATAGGTGCGGATGTCTTCATGTTCATAATCATTTTCTTCCTGAAAGATGTCATCAGGATTCCGGAAGACACCACCTTCATCATCATGGGCATCCCTATCATCACTGCGATCATCATGGCTCCGTTCTGGGTCTGGATGGGGTCGCGTCTGGGTAAACCGAAGACGCTTACCATTTCGTCCATTTATTTTGCTGCGGCATTGCTTTTCAGTCTTCTGGCGCCTGTGGGAAACCTCTACTTTGTGATCGGTCTGGCAATATTTATCGGGATTGGCATGTCGGCCTCGCAAGTCCTCATCTGGTCAATAATGCCGGATGTAATCGAGATCGATGAGTACGAAAACGGGGAGAGAAGAGAGGGTGCCTTTTATGGCATTACATCACTTATTTACAAGGCAGCCTCAGCAGCCGCTGTAGCTGCAGCCGGCTCCATAATAGCGTGGTTCGGTTATGTGGAAAACTGTGCATCGCAGCCCCAGTCATCTCTCACTGCCATAAGGTTTCTTATGGGCATAGGCCCGGCAGCATTCTTCCTGCTTACCGCCATTACGGTGAGCAGGCTGCCGATAACGAAAGAGCGCTTTGAAGAGATCATGATTGTCCTCAAAGAGCGTAAGAAACAAAAAGAACAGGTAATATAA
- a CDS encoding AMP-binding protein encodes MNSLTQALLYSNTSLPDFDVIKNLFNRLKQTPLYKSSFQDLEIASWDDFIKLPLTSKEVLRNIQPTDNLITDKDKVWHYHESFGTTGAPISSWYSREDYLNEIKITEGWTSCIKPGMKVLNRFPYSFAIPPFVLEEKCRQDGGIVLPVGYLSWNMPYARVLDIMKRLEVEVIGCLPTEMIILEMVAKSMKYDIRKDFKSLRHILTSGRIVPDSLRNYIEEKWDAKMSMVYGCTESGGIASTCENGSLHIHKDAHVVEILDEKTLLPVKKGAPGLVVLTSYYRTASPMIRYNTGDYARITDKKCSCGNSSPVIEVLGRADEAIHSGKGKIYFLNAEDAVMEFSKQFDSPVYYLIVNGDKIVLRIETHNERRKYSPESYERLCEVFSSRLKVDICSPGELLDVDFLLRAPEVYKPKSITFWDKEDRKTISMTEGLIKFPEYSFTDFLSLSKKSIKNMFVKKGLIRHFKPVS; translated from the coding sequence ATGAATTCTTTGACTCAGGCATTACTCTACTCAAACACCAGCCTTCCGGATTTTGATGTAATCAAAAACCTATTCAACAGGCTTAAACAAACTCCACTCTATAAATCCTCGTTTCAGGATTTGGAAATTGCCTCTTGGGATGATTTTATTAAACTTCCCCTTACTTCAAAAGAAGTTCTCAGAAATATACAGCCGACAGATAACCTTATCACAGACAAAGATAAAGTATGGCATTATCACGAATCGTTCGGCACCACTGGCGCCCCGATTTCATCCTGGTATTCAAGAGAAGATTATCTCAACGAGATCAAAATCACAGAAGGCTGGACATCCTGTATAAAACCCGGGATGAAGGTTCTCAACAGGTTTCCGTACAGCTTCGCCATACCCCCTTTTGTGCTTGAGGAAAAATGCCGGCAGGACGGCGGAATCGTTCTGCCTGTCGGGTATTTAAGCTGGAACATGCCTTATGCCAGGGTCTTGGATATCATGAAAAGGCTCGAGGTTGAGGTTATAGGCTGCCTTCCCACCGAGATGATCATCCTTGAAATGGTTGCAAAGAGCATGAAATACGATATCAGGAAAGACTTTAAAAGCCTCAGACATATTCTTACTTCCGGTCGTATTGTCCCTGATTCTCTGCGAAACTACATCGAAGAAAAATGGGATGCGAAAATGTCGATGGTCTACGGCTGCACCGAATCGGGCGGGATTGCATCAACCTGCGAAAACGGGAGCCTGCATATTCATAAGGATGCCCATGTTGTTGAGATCCTGGATGAAAAGACCCTGCTGCCGGTCAAAAAAGGGGCTCCAGGGCTGGTGGTCCTCACATCATATTACAGGACGGCGTCCCCGATGATCAGGTATAATACGGGCGATTATGCCCGCATAACAGACAAAAAATGCAGCTGCGGCAATTCAAGCCCAGTTATCGAGGTTTTGGGAAGGGCGGACGAGGCAATACACTCTGGTAAGGGAAAGATCTATTTCCTCAATGCAGAAGATGCAGTCATGGAATTCTCCAAACAATTCGACAGTCCTGTGTACTATTTGATCGTCAACGGGGATAAAATCGTGCTCAGGATAGAAACGCACAATGAAAGAAGAAAATACAGCCCTGAATCTTATGAAAGGCTTTGCGAAGTCTTTTCTTCAAGGTTAAAGGTCGACATATGCAGCCCCGGGGAACTGCTCGATGTGGATTTCCTTCTGAGGGCGCCGGAAGTCTACAAGCCCAAAAGCATCACCTTCTGGGATAAAGAAGACAGGAAAACCATCTCCATGACGGAAGGACTGATCAAATTCCCCGAATACTCTTTTACCGATTTTCTCTCTCTCAGCAAGAAGTCGATAAAAAATATGTTCGTCAAAAAAGGCTTGATCCGCCACTTCAAACCCGTTTCTTGA
- a CDS encoding DegV family protein has protein sequence MTPELISALSTGTERLAAWSDLLDSINVFPVADGDTGRNLVLSLSPLRALPSDTILEDLLLSARGNSGNIAAGFFTGFLSSSPQEDMAHAVSTGRKKAFAAVPDPRKGTMLDIFDTLEEIARYPERIADKNCLLETLRDTVIATAEINPKLKKAMVVDSGALGMFIFFDAFFNALNGSREEMNHIAELFNNRLTISDDWKKEEGVSGSCIDFVVKVAGDNRQLTDELVRFDNSVVSIRHDDYVKIHLHADSSKELRSSISKLGAVVQWSEDDLGEQAKNFAVASKPALHILTDAAGSVTRNDAARLGFTLLDSYITLGRLDMPETCLEPSKLYSAMRNGIKATTAQASVFERHQHYEKVLGLYGRALYLCVGSAFTGNFKVATDWKASHDPENRLTIMDTGAASGRLGLIILSVARFSLEAASPEEVLEFAGRAVTLSEEYVFIDKLQYLVAGGRVSKTSGFFADLLNMKPVVSPQPEGVKKLGVVRNRKDQVAFALKRLEELLKDKNGIIMLEYSDNRSFLDEEIKPLLQKKFKGSEIFLQPLSLTSGTHMGPGTWALAVMPYTAGLKINPEG, from the coding sequence ATGACACCTGAATTAATCTCAGCCCTTTCAACGGGGACAGAAAGGCTTGCAGCATGGTCGGACCTGCTTGACAGCATAAACGTATTTCCTGTCGCAGACGGAGACACCGGCAGAAATCTCGTCCTGAGTCTTTCGCCTTTAAGGGCTCTTCCCAGCGATACGATACTTGAAGACCTGCTGCTTTCTGCACGGGGAAATTCAGGAAACATCGCTGCCGGTTTTTTTACCGGATTCCTGTCATCCTCTCCTCAAGAAGACATGGCACATGCCGTCAGTACCGGCAGAAAAAAAGCCTTCGCCGCAGTCCCGGATCCCAGAAAAGGGACCATGCTTGATATATTCGACACTCTTGAAGAAATTGCCAGATATCCTGAAAGGATTGCTGATAAAAACTGCTTGCTGGAAACCCTCAGAGACACTGTAATTGCCACAGCTGAAATAAATCCCAAGCTCAAGAAAGCAATGGTCGTCGATTCGGGTGCACTGGGAATGTTCATTTTTTTCGATGCATTTTTCAATGCATTAAACGGCTCTCGCGAGGAAATGAACCACATAGCGGAACTCTTCAATAACCGCCTAACCATCAGCGATGACTGGAAAAAAGAAGAAGGAGTGTCAGGCAGTTGCATAGATTTTGTAGTGAAGGTAGCGGGTGACAACCGGCAGCTTACTGATGAACTTGTACGTTTTGACAACAGCGTTGTATCAATAAGGCACGACGATTATGTAAAGATTCACCTGCATGCCGATTCTTCAAAAGAGCTCCGCAGTTCCATATCAAAACTGGGAGCCGTCGTACAGTGGTCGGAAGACGACCTGGGAGAGCAGGCAAAGAATTTTGCCGTGGCGTCAAAACCGGCTCTGCATATCCTCACCGATGCGGCAGGCAGCGTTACACGAAACGATGCCGCGCGCCTTGGATTTACTCTTCTGGACAGCTACATTACGCTGGGCAGGCTTGACATGCCGGAAACATGCCTTGAACCCTCAAAGCTGTACTCGGCCATGAGGAACGGCATTAAGGCCACAACCGCTCAGGCCTCGGTTTTTGAAAGGCACCAGCACTACGAAAAGGTGCTCGGTCTTTACGGCAGGGCGCTCTACCTCTGCGTAGGTTCGGCTTTTACCGGCAACTTCAAGGTGGCAACCGACTGGAAGGCATCTCACGATCCTGAAAACAGGCTTACCATTATGGATACCGGCGCCGCGTCTGGAAGGCTCGGGCTTATAATTCTTTCTGTCGCCCGCTTTTCGCTCGAAGCGGCTTCTCCTGAAGAGGTTCTTGAATTTGCCGGAAGAGCTGTTACTTTGTCAGAGGAATATGTCTTTATCGACAAGCTTCAATATCTTGTCGCAGGCGGCAGGGTTTCAAAGACAAGCGGTTTTTTCGCTGACTTGCTGAACATGAAGCCTGTTGTGAGCCCCCAGCCCGAAGGGGTAAAAAAGCTGGGGGTGGTGCGAAACAGAAAAGACCAGGTGGCCTTTGCCTTAAAAAGGCTTGAAGAGCTTTTAAAAGATAAGAACGGGATAATAATGCTCGAGTATTCCGATAACCGGAGCTTTCTTGATGAAGAAATCAAGCCACTTTTACAAAAAAAATTCAAAGGCTCTGAAATTTTTCTGCAGCCTTTATCGCTTACATCGGGTACGCATATGGGGCCAGGCACTTGGGCCCTTGCCGTCATGCCCTATACGGCAGGCCTCAAGATAAACCCGGAAGGTTAA
- a CDS encoding DegT/DnrJ/EryC1/StrS family aminotransferase — MPGPGAYLIGDEEYNEVVEVLKSKHISRYGSDDDPLFRQKVHTLEREFAEHMNAQYSVAVNSGTSALMASLIALGIGRGDEVLVPGYTFIASMSSIIAVGGTPVLVEVDESLTMDPADIESRITKKTKAVMPVHMLGNPCNMKAICDIAHRHELSVVEDCCQALGGSFQGKKLGTWGKIGAYSLNVYKVISAGDAGILITDDKSLYERAFGFHDQGHLPRRKGVEIGNRSLIGINMRMNELTGAFALAQLRKLDRILELLREKKARFKKAISDAGLKGMHFRTINDPGECGTLLTVIFENAEQAEKAASALGTKTLNKSGWHVYNNMEQMIAWRDENGNAPIRKNMLPQTDNILSRSLNLSVGVVDGGIGSDFGITILSDENEIDGKAEEFIKRIKPVTG; from the coding sequence ATGCCTGGACCTGGAGCATATTTGATCGGAGACGAAGAATACAATGAGGTTGTCGAAGTTCTGAAATCGAAACATATAAGCAGGTACGGGAGCGACGACGATCCTTTGTTCAGACAGAAGGTGCATACCCTTGAAAGGGAGTTCGCGGAACACATGAACGCGCAATACAGTGTCGCTGTCAATTCCGGGACAAGCGCATTGATGGCTTCTCTAATAGCGCTCGGTATCGGCCGCGGAGATGAAGTTCTGGTGCCCGGATATACCTTTATCGCCTCCATGTCTTCCATCATCGCTGTCGGGGGCACACCTGTACTTGTCGAGGTGGACGAATCCCTCACCATGGACCCCGCAGACATAGAGAGCAGGATTACAAAAAAGACAAAGGCCGTTATGCCGGTTCACATGCTCGGAAATCCATGCAATATGAAGGCGATATGCGACATTGCACACAGACATGAACTGTCCGTTGTTGAAGACTGCTGTCAGGCGCTGGGAGGCTCCTTTCAGGGCAAGAAGCTCGGAACGTGGGGAAAAATCGGGGCCTATTCGCTGAACGTCTACAAGGTAATCAGCGCAGGCGATGCAGGCATCCTTATAACCGATGACAAGAGCCTCTATGAGCGCGCCTTCGGATTTCACGACCAGGGCCATCTTCCCCGCCGCAAAGGTGTTGAAATCGGGAACCGCAGCCTCATAGGCATCAACATGCGTATGAACGAACTTACGGGCGCCTTTGCTCTTGCCCAGCTTCGGAAACTTGACAGGATCCTTGAGCTCCTCAGGGAGAAGAAGGCCAGGTTTAAAAAGGCCATCTCAGATGCCGGCCTCAAGGGAATGCATTTCAGGACCATAAACGACCCCGGGGAGTGCGGCACGCTGCTTACGGTAATCTTTGAAAACGCCGAGCAGGCCGAAAAGGCTGCATCAGCGCTGGGGACGAAAACTCTCAACAAAAGCGGCTGGCACGTGTACAATAACATGGAACAGATGATCGCCTGGCGGGATGAAAATGGAAACGCCCCGATCAGAAAAAACATGCTGCCTCAAACGGATAATATCCTTTCACGAAGCCTGAACCTGAGTGTAGGCGTAGTCGACGGCGGAATTGGATCTGATTTCGGTATTACAATACTCTCGGATGAGAATGAAATAGATGGCAAGGCCGAAGAATTCATAAAGCGGATTAAACCGGTTACCGGTTAG
- a CDS encoding lysophospholipid acyltransferase family protein — protein sequence MFLMFAVFEIGILSVFIFAVPLITIYNALGGRDKSLMQRINRFLFGLWLKLLDTGGLFKAVKTKGSIVDGPCVVVANHPGLFDVLVMVRDIPGLSLLAKQSLAALPGLSKIFAHAGFIFASGNDDLSAAVQLTNNIVDILKSGRRFMLFPEGTRSPKGELLKFRSGAFKIARAAGVPIQPVLIKNIPPFMPKEDKWYYPPYEKSCFEAEFLDPIAPPEAGSEVQAAKELEMMFREHLGLAPDNRPANKSCSGAVYDK from the coding sequence ATGTTTTTAATGTTTGCAGTGTTTGAAATCGGCATACTGTCGGTTTTCATTTTTGCCGTCCCGCTTATAACCATCTATAATGCCCTGGGAGGAAGGGACAAATCACTGATGCAACGCATCAACAGGTTTCTCTTCGGATTGTGGCTGAAACTGCTCGATACAGGTGGGCTTTTCAAGGCTGTCAAAACAAAAGGTTCGATTGTCGATGGACCGTGCGTCGTGGTCGCAAATCACCCGGGGCTGTTTGACGTTCTTGTAATGGTTCGCGATATTCCGGGATTGTCTCTGCTGGCAAAACAGTCTCTCGCTGCGCTCCCGGGGTTAAGTAAAATATTCGCACATGCAGGATTTATTTTCGCATCCGGCAATGATGATTTGTCCGCTGCTGTTCAGCTTACCAATAATATAGTTGATATACTGAAGTCGGGCCGCAGGTTCATGCTTTTCCCGGAAGGCACCAGATCGCCGAAGGGAGAGCTGCTCAAGTTCAGATCAGGGGCCTTCAAGATTGCCAGGGCGGCAGGTGTACCGATACAGCCTGTTCTTATAAAAAACATTCCCCCATTCATGCCCAAAGAAGACAAATGGTATTACCCGCCGTATGAAAAATCCTGCTTTGAAGCCGAGTTCCTTGATCCGATAGCACCCCCCGAAGCAGGAAGCGAAGTACAGGCTGCAAAAGAGCTGGAAATGATGTTCAGGGAACATCTCGGTCTTGCGCCTGATAACAGGCCTGCAAATAAATCATGCTCAGGAGCCGTATATGACAAATGA